The following coding sequences lie in one Rutidosis leptorrhynchoides isolate AG116_Rl617_1_P2 chromosome 4, CSIRO_AGI_Rlap_v1, whole genome shotgun sequence genomic window:
- the LOC139845452 gene encoding TATA-box-binding protein-like, whose product MADQVILEGSQPVDLSKHPSGIVPTLQNIVSTVNLDCKLDLKAIALQARNAEYNPKRFAAVIMRIREPKTTALIFASGKMVCTGAKSEQQSKLAARKYARIIQKLGFPAKFKDFKIQNIVGSCDVKFPIRLEGLAYSHGAFSSYEPELFPGLIYRMKQPKIVLLIFVSGKIVLTGAKVRDETYTAFENIYPVLTEFRKNQQ is encoded by the exons ATGGCTGATCAAGTGATATTGGAGGGTAGTCAACCAGTTGATTTATCTAAGCATCCTTCTGGAATTGTTCCTACTCTTCA GAACATTGTGTCTACAGTCAATTTGGATTGTAAGTTAGACTTGAAGGCAATTGCGCTGCAAGCTCGAAATGCAGAATATAATCCAAAG CGTTTTGCTGCCGTTATCATGAGAATAAGAGAACCGAAAACGACAGCTTTAATCTTTGCATCTGGAAAGATG GTCTGTACAGGAGCCAAGAGTGAACAGCAATCAAAACTTGCTGCACGAAAG TACGCTCGGATAATTCAAAAACTGGGGTTTCCAGCCAAATTTAAG GATTTCAAGATTCAAAATATTGTCGGTTCATGTGATGTTAAATTTCCCATTAGACTTGAGGGTCTCGCGTACTCTCATGGTGCCTTTTCAAGT TATGAACCAGAACTGTTCCCGGGACTGATTTATCGAATGAAACAACCGAAAATTGTTTTGCTCATCTTTGTTTCTGGGAAAATTGTACTTACCGGAGCTAAG GTTAGGGACGAAACTTACACTGCGTTCGAGAACATATATCCAGTTTTGACCGAATTTAGGAAGAATCAACAATG A